In the genome of uncultured Sphaerochaeta sp., the window ATCAGACTCAACATCAGTACTTTTTTCATAATTCCTCCTATTGAAATTCGTGATGCAATGATTGGACAGGATGGTACCGGATCCTATCTATGTCCTTATTCTAGGGAGCAATAGAGGAGGAATCAAACACTTTATTGTCATGACTTTCATGACAAATGTCACAAATCTGATGATAGAAAAACAAAACAGTTCCCAAACAAGTCATGCTACACTGACTGATGAGCATACTATGGATAAACCGATTACCTATGTCTACAACATCATCCTCATCCTCAATCTGGTGATCATCGGCTTGTTGAGCATGGTTGTCTACCAGACTACCTACCTTATCTGCGATTCGGATCAGGCGCGGGTGTTTCTTGAGCAGGCGCGCTATCTTCCCCACGTACCCTGGCATGTCCCCATCTATGCCATCGGAAGCTTCCTCCTGCTTGCCGTTTCCTCCTTTTTCAAGCGCTATCTCGCAGAGTCGCACTCGTTGCTTGCCTTCTTCCTCTTTGTGCTGGACATCTTCATTGCCTTCTTCATCTCCTACAATATCAACTTCTCCTACAAAGGGCTGTTCCTCTTCATCGGGGTAGGAGCTTTCTTTTTCATAGGCAATCTCAAACTGCGCTACCTTGGCATCATCCTGGCCATGCTTGGGTACATCTTCAGTGACTACGATATCATCTCGGTGCAGCTGAACCTTGTCTCCTTGCAGGACTACATCAGCTTCTACGGCCCCAGCACCCAGATTCCCCTGTACAGCCTGCGCAGTACCTTGGAGTCGCTCAACCTGATGATGGTCATCCTCTTCTTCCAGTTCTTCATCCAAAGCAAGGTCAGGGAGAACAAGGAGTTCATCAAGGTCAACAATGAGCTGGCGGACAAGCTGCATCAGCTTGAGGTCCTGCAGGCCAAGCTTGAGGAGAGTGCCAGGCTGAAGGAACGCAATCGTCTTGCCCACGAGATCCACGACATCCTGGGGCATTCGCTGACTTCCATCTCCATCGGACTGGAAGCCTGCCTTGAACTGAGCAAGGAGACCACCCATGAACTGTATGTACGCCTTGCGAAGATCAAGCGGGTCACCGACAAGGGGCTGACAGAGATCCGCCGCTCGGTGCGCGAGCTCAAAAGCGATGCCATCGAGAAGTCCTCCATGCTCAGTGCTGTCCAGGAGCTCATCAACGATGCAAATGGGTTGGGAGACAGGCTGGTAAGCTTCTCCATCCATGGCAATGTCGCCCAGCTCGATGAGGATGA includes:
- a CDS encoding sensor histidine kinase; the encoded protein is MDKPITYVYNIILILNLVIIGLLSMVVYQTTYLICDSDQARVFLEQARYLPHVPWHVPIYAIGSFLLLAVSSFFKRYLAESHSLLAFFLFVLDIFIAFFISYNINFSYKGLFLFIGVGAFFFIGNLKLRYLGIILAMLGYIFSDYDIISVQLNLVSLQDYISFYGPSTQIPLYSLRSTLESLNLMMVILFFQFFIQSKVRENKEFIKVNNELADKLHQLEVLQAKLEESARLKERNRLAHEIHDILGHSLTSISIGLEACLELSKETTHELYVRLAKIKRVTDKGLTEIRRSVRELKSDAIEKSSMLSAVQELINDANGLGDRLVSFSIHGNVAQLDEDEEQTVYRLVQESLTNSLRHSGGADIEVVFSYISHQLNVMIADNGRGCKTIRRHFGLDHIEEQIGLLGGSVQFETAEGQGFRTKASIPLRKGGFQS